The genomic window GTCGCCGACCAGGTCAAGTCGCTGGGCGGGGAGTACCTGCCGGTGGAGTCGGCCGAGGCGGAGGTGAGCGCGACCGGTTACGCCAAGGAGATGTCGGAGGACTACAGCAGCCTGGCCGCCGCGCTCTACGCCCGGCAGGCCCCCGAGGTGGACATCATCATCACCACCGCGCTGATCCCCGGCCGCCCCGCGCCGCTGCTGATCACCGAGGAGATGGTCGCCAGCATGCGGCCGGGCAGCGTGATCGTCGACATGGCCGCCGCCCAGGGCGGCAACGTGGCCGGCACGGTACCCGGCGAGGTGGTGGTCACCGCCAACCAGGTGTCGATCATCGGCTACACCGACCTGGCGTCCCGGCTGCCCGCGCAGGCCTCCCAGCTGTACAGCACCAACCTGGTGAATCTGCTCAAGCTGCTGACCCCGGGCAAGGACGGGCGGCTGGTGCTGGACTTCGACGACGTGGTGCAGCGCTCGGTGACGGTGGTGCGGGACGGCGCGAAGACCTGGCCGCCACCGCCGGTCCAGGTGTCCGCCGCGCCGCCGGCCGCCGCCGCCCCGCCACCGCCCGCCCCGGCGGCGGCCCGCAGGGCGCCCTCACCGGGCCGCAGGTACGCGCTGGTCGGACTGGGCGCCGCCGTGCTGTTCGTGGCGACGGGTTACGCCCCCGAGCAGTTGATCGGCAACCTGACGGTCTTCGTGCTGGCGATCGTCATCGGCTACTACGTGATCGGCCATGTGCACCACGCCCTGCACACCCCGCTGATGTCGGTGACCAACGCGATCTCCGGGATCATCGTGGTCGGCGCGCTGCTGCAGATCGGGCACGCGCACACCGCGGTGACGGTGCTGTCGTTCGTGGCGGTGCTGCTGGCGTCCATCAACATCTTCGGCGGCTTCGCCGTGACCCGGCGCATGCTCAGCATGTTCGCGAAGGACTGAGCCGCCATGACTGCATCGACTGCCGCACAGGCGGCCTACCTCGTCGCCGCCCTGCTGTTCATCCTCAGCCTCGCCGGGCTGTCCCGGCACGAGACGTCCCGCTCCGGGGTCGCCTACGGGATCGGCGGCATGGCCATCGCACTGGCCGCGACCATCGGTCTGGCGTCCCGCAGCATCGCGGCGACCGGGATCGGGCTGCTGGTGGGGGCGATGGTCATCGGCGCCGGTATCGGCCTGTGGCGGGCCCGCCGGGTCGAGATGACCGGCATGCCGGAACTCATCGCGATACTGCACAGCTTCGTCGGCCTTGCCGCGGTCCTCGTCGGCTGGGACGGCTACCTCGACGTCGAGGCCAAGGGCGCGGCGCAGCACGAGATCGCCTCCGACCTGCTGCGCATCCACCACGCCGAGGTCTTCATCGGCGTCTTCATCGGGGCGGTGACCTTCACCGGGTCGATCATCGCCTTCCTCAAGCTGTCGGCGCGGATCAAGTCGAGCCCGCTGATGCTGCCGGGCCGCAACGCCATCAACCTGGGCGCCCTGGCGGCCTTCGCCGGGCTGACCGTCGCCTTCATCGTCTCGCCGCACCTGTGGCTGCTGATCGCGGTGACCGCGGTGGCGCTGGCCCTCGGACTGCACCTGGTGGCGTCGATCGGCGGCGGGGACATGCCGGTCGTCGTCTCGATGCTGAACAGCTACTCCGGGTGGGCGGCCGCCGCCTCGGGCTTCCTGCTGAACAACAACCTGCTGATCGTGACCGGCGCGCTGGTCGGGTCCTCGGGTGCCTACCTGTCGTACATCATGTGCACCGCGATGAACCGGTCGTTCCTCTCGGTGATCGCCGGCGGCTTCGGCATCGAGGCCGGCCCCGCCGACACCACCGAGTACGGCGACCACCGGGAGATCAACGCCGAGGACACCGCGAAGCTGCTGCGGGACGCCTCGTCGGTGGTCATCACCCCCGGCTACGGCATGGCGGTGGCGCAGGCGCAGTATCCGGTGGCCGATCTGACGCGCAGGCTGCGCGAGCGCGGGGTGGAGGTGCGCTTCGGCATCCACCCGGTCGCGGGCCGGCTGCCCGGCCACATGAACGTGCTGCTGGCCGAGGCGAAGGTGCCGTACGACATCGTGCTGGAAATGGACGAGATCAACGACGACCTGGCGGCGACCACGGTGGTGCTGGTCATCGGGGCGAACGACACGGTCAACCCGGCCGCCATCGACGACCCTGGCAGCCCGATCGCCGGTATGCCGGTGCTGCGGGTGTGGGAGGCGGAGAACGTCATCGTCTTCAAGCGGTCCATGAACCCCGGTTACGCCGGGGTGCAGAACCCGCTGTTCTTCCGGGAGAACAGCCAGATGCTCTTCGGTGACGCGAAGGAGCGGGTGGAGGACATCCTGCGGTCGCTGTGAGGGTCCGGCGGGCGGCGGCACCGCGCTGCCGCCCGCCGCCACGGCAGCGGGCCGGGCGAGGCCGCCGGGGACCGGCGGGGATCAGTCCCCCGTGTCGATCTCCGGCGGGTTCTCCGGCGTGCCGTCGACGGCGCGGGGTTCGGCGGCCGGGTCGATCCGCGGCGAGCCGGCGCCGTGGTCCGCGGCCGGGCGGCCCGGGTTCGTGACGGACTCGGTGACCGCCTTGGCGCTGTCCAGCAGCTGCGACGGGAAGACGATGGTGCTGTTCTTCTCCGCGGCGATCTCCGCCAGGATCTGCAGATTCCGCAGCTGCAGGGCGACCGGGTGGTCGGCGATGACGTCGGCTGCCTCGGCGAGCCGTCCGGCGCTCAGCGCCTCGCCCTCGGCGGCGATGATCTTGGCCCGCTTCTCCCGCTCGGCCTCGGCCTGCCGGGCCATCGCCCGCTGCATGCTCGTCGGCAGCTCGATGTCCTTGAGCTCCACGAGGAAGACCTGCACGCCCCACTGCTCGGTGATGCTGTCCAGGATCTCGCGGATCGCCAGATTCAGCGTCTGCGTGTCGGTCAGCACCTTGTCCAGCATCGACCGGCCGACGATGTTACGGACGGTGGTCTGGGCGATCTGGCCGACCGCCTGGGCGACGTTCTCGATCTCCACGATCGACTTCACCGCGTCCACCCGGCGGAAGTACGCCACGGCGGCCACGCCGATCGACACATTGTCCTCGGTGATCACCTGCTGTGACGGCACCGGCATGGTGACCGTACGCATGCTGACCTTCATCATCCGGTCGGACAGCGGGACCATGAAGTGGAATCCCGGCTTGCGCACCCCGCGCAGCCGCCCGAGCCGGAACACCACCCCGCGCTCGTACTGCCGCACGACGGCGACTCCCATATTCGGCATGGCACATGCCTCCCGATATCGGCTCCCTTCCAGCATCCCTCGCCTTCCGCCAAGACGCGCGCACGGGGGCTCAGGGAAGCGGGCGGCACCGCCGGCTGCCGGGAAGCGCGCGGGCCCGCCGGTCAGGCGGCGCCGGCGCCGACGGCCTCCACCCTGACGACGAGCGCGGCGATGTCGTCGTCGGGGCCGCCGCCGCTGTGGCGCAGCAGCTGCTCGTGCAGCAGGTCGAGCAGCCGGCGCGGCGCGGCGCGACCGCGTCCTGCCCCCGCAGCCAGGCCGGCAGCGGGAAGAACTCGCCGGACCGGTTGCGGGTCTCGGCGCCTGGCTGGTGGTAGGCCGCTTAGACGGCGATCACCAGCACCAGGGCCAGCACGCCGAGGCCCACGGTCGCGCCGACCGACCACATCGAGGCGGCCAGCGCGGGGGCGGCGGGCAGCAGCCGGCTGAAGGCGAAGTCCGTGGGCGTGGCGACGGCCACCACGCCCAGCACCACCGTCAGCAGGACCGGCGCCATCCTGGCGCGGCCCTTGAGGCGCGGAGCCGGGCCACGGCCGCTGAGCTGCTGGGTCGTCGTCACATCAGCGAGCGTATCGGGGCGAACCGGAAAAACCGTGCTGCGCAGGCGACCGGCCGCGGTCGCCGTGTCCGGTACTGGATCAACTCCCGGCGCCGCGCCATCGTTCCCGTTTCCGCTGTGACAATTCCCTGGCCAGCAGGGCATTCCCGGTGCGGCGGGCGACGGGTGATACTCCGGTCTCCGCTACGAGAGGAATCGATCATCCATGGCCTCACGGACCATCACCGCCGCGGCAGCCGGCAGCTGGCAGCTCGGCGATCTGAGGGTGAACCGTATCGGCTTCGGCGCCATGCGCCTGACAGGCAGTTCCGCCTTCCACCTCGGCGCGCCGAGTGACCGCGAGCGGGTGCTCGGGGTGCTGCGCCGGGCGGTCGAACTGGGCGTCAACCACATCGACACCGCCGCCTTCTACTTCTCCTCGCTGCGCTCGGCGAACGAGCTCATCGGCCGGGCGCTCGCGCCCTACCCCGACGAACTGGTGATCGCCACCAAGGTCGGACCCGGCAGGGATCCGTCGGGCGAGTGGCTCCCGCTGGCCAGGCCCGACCAGCTGCGCGGCCAGGTCGAGGAGAATCTGCGGCAGCTCGGCCGCGATCACTTGGACCTGGTCAACCTGCGCGTCATGCCGACCACGGAGCTCTCCGAGCACTTCGGCGCGCTGGCCGAGCTGCGGACGGCCGGGCTGATCCGGCATCTGGGCGTCTCCAACGTCACCAGCGCACAGCTCGCCGACGCGCGGGCCGTGGCGCCGGTGGTGTGCGTGCAGAATCTGTTCGGCCTCGACGACCGGGAGCGCAGCGCGCAGGTGCTGCGCGAGTGCGGCGAACTGGGCATCGCCTTCGTGCCGTTCTACTCGATCGCCGGCAAGGGCCGGGAAGTCGGCGCGACCGCCGACAGCAGCGCGCAGATCGCGGCGGTCGCCGCAGCACACGGGGTGTCCGGAGCGCAGGTCAGGCTGGCCTGGACGCTCCAGCAGGGCCCGCACGTGCTGGCCATCCCGGGTACCGGCGACCCGGACCACCTGGCGGAGAACGTGGCTGCCGGGGAGCTGCGGCTCACCGAGGAGGAGGTGGCGCTGCTGAACGCCGCCTGACCGCTCGGTCCGACAAGTCGTGAATGGACTCATCCGATCTTTGGGCGGCATTGCACAGGGCGCAACGACGGTAACCGTCCCGTGAATGCTACGCTTTGCGGACAATTCACTGATCTGGTCTGGACCCTTGACGGGATGTTTGTTTCAGCAGTTGAATCCCTGCGTACCTGAAACCGCGCTTTCGGAAGTGCTCAGCGTGGTGCGTGTCATGGGACTGCGCGCACCTCCCCCCACCGCAAGTCAGCCCGAAACAAGCGGATTCCACCGCGGCCGTGGCGCGATGTGTCACGGCCGCGCGCGGGGCACTGGGTTCACCTGTTGAAGTTGAAGCTTGAAGCAGCAGGTTCCGTGCGCTCAGTCCACCGTCGCGCCCGGCCGATCGTGTCGTGCGCCACCGTTCGGAGACAGCCATGTCAGTTTCGCGTCGTACGTTCATCGGCACCGCGGCAGGCGGAGCCGCCGCAGCGGCCCTGGGCACGCTGAGCGCCGCCCCCACCGCGTCGGCGGCCAGCGGGCCCGGTGATGTGGTCGGCAAGGTCACGGTGGGGTATCAGGGGTGGTTCGCGGCGATCGGTGATGGTGCGCCGATCAATGCGTGGTGGCATTGGAGTGCGAACGGGGGTCAGGCGCCGTCGCCGTCGAACACCGGGATCGTGGCGTGGCCGGATGTGCGGGACTACACGCGGACGTATCAGACGGGTTATGCGGCGTTGGGCAACGGTCAGCCGGCGACGTTGTTCTCCTCGTACGACCAGCAGACGGTGGACACGCATTTCCTGTGGATGCAGCAGAACGGTATCGACACCGCGGCGCTGCAGCGGTTCAACCCCACCGGTGGTGAGGGCCCGACCCGGGATGCGATGACGGCGAAGGTCCGTAGTGCGGCGGAGTCGCACGGGCGGAAGTTCTACATCATGTACGACGTGTCGGACTGGACGAACATGCAGTCCGACATCAAGGCGGACTGGACGAACAAGATGAAGGCGTACACCGCCTCGTCGGCGTATGCCACGCAGAACGGGAAGCCGGTGGTGTGCATCTGGGGCTTCGGGTTCGCCGACAACCAGCGGCCGTTCTCCGCGGCGGCGTGTCTGGACGTGGTGAACTGGTTCAAGGGGCAGGGCTGCTACGTCATCGGCGGGGTGCCGACGTGGTGGCGTACCGGGGACCGGGACTCGCGTCCGGGCTTCTCCGACGTCTACCACGCCTTCCACATGCTCTCGCCGTGGATGGTCGGCAGGATCGGGAACGCCGGCGACGCCGACAACTTCTACAACGTCGCGACGGTGCCGGACCTGGCCGAGTGCGCCGCGCACGGCATCGACTACCAGCCCTGCGTGCTGCCCGGCGCGGTCACCTTGCGCCAGCGCGCCCACGGCGACTTCATGTGGCGGCAGTTCTACAACATGTGCCGGGCCGGCGTGCAGGGCATCTACATCTCCATGTTCGACGAGTACAACGAGGGCAACCAGATCGCCAAGACCGCCGAGTCCCAGGCCTGGGTCCCCACCAACTCCGGCTTCCTCGCCCTGGACGAGGACGGCACCGCCTGCTCCGCCGACTACTACCTCCGCCTCACAGGCGACGGCGGCCGCATGCTCAAAGGCCAGATCGCCCTCACCGCCACCAGGCCGACCAAACCGACCGCGGGCTCGTCCGGCGGACCCACCACGGTGGTCAGCTTCCGGGCCCGCGCCAACGGCCAGTACGTCACCGCGGACGCCGGCGGCGCCTCCCCGCTGATCGCCAGCCGCACCTCGGTGGGGCCGTGGGAGCAGTTCGACCTGCTCGACCAGGGGGGCGGCAACGTCGCGCTGCGCGCCCACGCCAACAGCCTCATCGTCTGCGCCGACAACGCCGGGGCGTCCCCGCTGATCGCCAACCGGACGTCCGCGGGCGCCTGGGAGACCTTCCAGCTGGTGCACAACTCCAACGGCACCGTCAGCCTCAAGGCGCAGATCAATGGGCTGTACGTGACCGCGGAGAACGCCGGCGCGGCAGCGCTGATCGCCAACCGGGCGACCGCGGGCGGCTGGGAGCAGTTCGACCTCATCACCGGCTGAGCTCGCCGCCGGGCAACGGCCCGCGCACGGGCGAGGGCGAGAACGGCGGGCGGGTCACCCGGGCGCGGCATCCGGGTGACCCGCCCGCCCGTCGAGTGGCGTGGCGCCCGCTGCTGGCCGAACGTGGTGGCAATCGTGCCCACGCCTGGCGGCGGGGGCGGCCGCCACCCCCCGGGGAGAGCCATGACCGCCACCGCGAGGCCGTCCTCGGGGGTCGCGGAATCTGGTACTCGCGGCAATGATCTTCGCGGTCGCGATGACCTTCATCGCCCAGACTGTCGTGTCGATCGCGGTCCCTGACATCCAGCACGAGCTGGGGCTGTCCAACACCGGTGTGCCGTGGGCCGTCAACGCCTACCTGCTCTCGCCCGCGGCGTTCTTCGCCCACGGCGGCCGGCTGGCGGACACCGTGGGGCACCGCAGGGTCCGCAGCCATCTGCGGACGTCGCTGATCGCCCGCGGCGTACCTGCGCCGGAGGCGGCCGACCGGGCGAGGAGTCTGGCGCAGGCGAACTCCATGGCGCAGAGCGGCGGCGGCCCGATCCCCGGCCTCGTCCGGGCGCACTTCGCCGAGGCGACCCGTACGGTGCTCTTCTGCATGGCCGGGATCACGGCCGTCGCCGCGGTGGTCGCCTTCGTCGGTCTGCAGCGGGGGCGGCAAGCCGAACTCACCGTGGCCGAGGGCTAGCCCGACACCGGCGCGAAGCAGCCCGTACCCCCACCGGAGTGATGCCATCACGGTCTGTCGGAGGTCCGGTCTAAACTCTCCTGGCACCGGCCTGTTCGATGGTGACCGGAGACAGGCCGTCCATGCCCGATCCCGAGGGGTATTCGGCACTTTGATACAGATAGAGTCAGTCACGAAGCGCTACCCCGACGGCACGACGGCGGTCGACGAGCTGTCGCTGGACATCCCGGACGGTTCGATCACCGTACTGGTCGGACCGTCGGGATGTGGGAAGACCACCACTTTGCGCATGATCAACCGGATGGTCGAGCCGACGTCCGGCCGCATCCTGCTGGACGGCTCCGACGTCACGGCGCAGCCGGTCAACGCGCTGCGCCGCTCGATGGGCTACGTCATCCAGAACGCCGGCCTCTTCCAGCACCGCACCATCGTGGACAACATCGCGACCGTGCCGCGCATGCTCGGCTGGGACCGGCGCAAGGCCAGGGAACGGGCCAGGGAGCTGATGGGGCGGGTCGGTCTCGACGAGGCGCTGGCCAAGCGCTACCCGTACCAGCTGTCCGGCGGCCAGCAGCAGCGGGTGGGAGTGGCCAGGGCGCTCGCCGCCGATCCGCCGGTGCTGCTGATGGACGAGCCGTTCTCGGCGGTCGACCCGATCGTCCGCAAGAGCCTGCAGGCCGAGCTGCTGCGCATCCAGCAGGAGCTGGGCAAGACCATCGTCTTCGTCACGCATGACATCGACGAGGCCATCAAGATCGGCGACATGATCGCGGTGATGCGCACCGGCGGCCGGCTGGCCCAGTTCGCACCGCCCGAGGAACTGCTCAGCTCCCCCGCCGACGCCTTCGTCGAGGACTTCCTCGGCACCGACCGCGGCATCCGGCGGCTGTCGTTCTTCACCTCGGAGGGCCTGCGGCTGGACCAGGGACCGGTCGTCCCGGTGGACGCCGACGCCGGGCAGGTCGCGCGCGCCGCGGCGGCCGGGGCGCCGTATCTGCTGATCACCGACGCCGACCGCAAGCCGCTGGGCTGGGTGCGGCCGCAGGACGCGGCGGGCGGCGCCGATCTGGTCGCGGCGGGCCGGCTGCTGCCGTACGGGCGGCCGTTCGTCGCCGGGAGCGAGTCGCTGCGCGACGCGCTGGACTGCGCGGTGCTCTCCCCCACCGGGTGGGCGGTCGCGGTGGACGGCGACGGGAAGGTGGCCGGGGTGGTCTCGCAGGAGACGATCGGCGCCGCCATCCGCAGCGCGCACGCCGGGAGCCAGGAGGCCGGCGGCGCTGACCCGGTGCCCGCCGCCAGGACCGGGGCGGCCACATGAGCGGCGCCGGCTTCTTCGACCTTCCGAGCGACCTGCAGAACTCCTACCTCGGCCTGGTCGGCGTGCACCTGGAGGAGGCCCTGATACCGGTGGCCATCGGGCTCGCGGTGGCCTTGCCGCTGGGCCAGCTGTGCGCACGCTTCTCCTGGCTGTACGCGCCGGTGCTGTGGGTCACCACGGTGCTGTACGCCATCCCGTCCCTGGCCTTCTTCGTCTTCCTCATCGACTACACCGGGGCGACCAGGACCACGGTGATGATCCCGCTGACCGTCTACAGCCTGGTGCTGCTGCTGCCTGCCATCGTCGACGGCGTCAGATCGGTGCCGCAGGAGACCATGTCGGCAGCCACCGCCATGGGGTTCGGACCCGTGCAGCGCTATCTGAAGGTCCAGCTGCCCATCGCGGTGCCGGCGATCATCGCCGGGCTACGGGTCGCCGTCGCCTCCAGCATCAGCCTGGTCAGCGTCGGCGCGCTGATCGGCAACCAGGGCGCGCTGGGCAATCTGCTGCAGGACGCCATCCTCTACCACCGCACGAACCTCGCGGTGAACTCGGTGGTCACCACCGCCGCGCTGGCCGTCCTGCTGGACGTCGCGCTGGTGCTGCTGCGGATGGCGCTGACCCCGTGGATGCCGCGCGGTGAGCGGGCGGCCCGCAGGGCGTCCCGTGCCGCGGCGGTCGAACCCGCCGCCCGGCCCACCCTGGAGGACGCCGTCTCATGAGCATCCTGCAGTTCATCAGCGACTTCTTCCGGGACAGCGCGCACTGGCACGGCTACAGCGGCATCCCGCACCGGGTGCTCGAACATCTGCAGTATTCGTTCATGGCGCTCGGCATCGCGGCGGCCATCGCCCTGCCGGTGGGGCTGGTCACCGGCCACACCGGACGCGGTGGCAACGCGGTGGCGCTGGTCGCCACCGCGGCCCGCGCCCTGCCCAGCTACGGGCTGCTGGTGCTGATGTTCTTCTGGCTGGGCATCGGGCTCACCCCGGTGATGATCCCGCTGGTCGCGCTGGCCGTCCCGCCGATCCTGGTGACCGGCTACGAGGCGATGCGCACCGTCGACCCGGCCCCGGCGGACGCGGCCCGCGGGATGGGCATGGGGCCGGTCGCCGTGCTCTTCCAGGTGGAACTGCCGGTCGCGCTGCCGCTGATCCTCAGCGGGCTGCGGTCCGCGGCGATCCAGGTGGTCTCCACGACCGCCATCGCCGCGACCGTCTCGCTGGGCGGCCTCGGGCGGTTCGTGGTCGACGGGCTCTACCAGCGCGACTACGAGATCGTGGTGGGCGGCGCGACGCTGATCGCGGGTCTGGCGCTTGCCATGATCGCGCTCTTCTGGCTGGTCGGCCGGCTGGCCGTCTCCCCCGGTGTCCGGGGCGGCCGTTGACCTTGGTGGACGCCGGATTCCGCCGCACCGGCGGGATCCGGCCTCCGCGCGTAACACGAACAGCGCGTTTCGCGCCCGGCGCCCATCGATATCCATCGGTGACCATGGTGGCCTTGACTCGGTTTGATCCCACTGGATTGGATCAGTTGAAGTACGGAACCGACGTTCCGATGACAGCTGAACGCCATCCGAACCCTCAGCCCCGGAAGCGGGAATCGTGACTTCACACGCGAAGAGCACCACAAACGGCCCTCGACACCTCAGCGCGGCGGCGATCGTGATCGCCGTCGCCACGGCCGCGGCGCTGCTCGCGGGCTGTTCGTCCTCCTCCGACTCCTCCTCGTCGTCCTCCGGCGGCGGCAAGCCCAAGGACCCGCTGGCAGCGCCGCCGGC from Streptomyces sp. NBC_01198 includes these protein-coding regions:
- a CDS encoding Re/Si-specific NAD(P)(+) transhydrogenase subunit alpha is translated as MMSQSGQRVGVVAESRAGETRVAATPVTVARLRDLGYQVVVEAGAGLGASLTDEAYRDAGADIGSRTEVWGADVVLAVNAPSAAEIALLADGSTLISLLAPAQNPDLLDALAARPVTALAMDAVPRISRAQSLDVLSSMANIAGYRAVVEAAHAFGRFFTGQVTAAGKVPPARVLVAGAGVAGLAAIGAAGSLGAIVRATDPRPEVADQVKSLGGEYLPVESAEAEVSATGYAKEMSEDYSSLAAALYARQAPEVDIIITTALIPGRPAPLLITEEMVASMRPGSVIVDMAAAQGGNVAGTVPGEVVVTANQVSIIGYTDLASRLPAQASQLYSTNLVNLLKLLTPGKDGRLVLDFDDVVQRSVTVVRDGAKTWPPPPVQVSAAPPAAAAPPPPAPAAARRAPSPGRRYALVGLGAAVLFVATGYAPEQLIGNLTVFVLAIVIGYYVIGHVHHALHTPLMSVTNAISGIIVVGALLQIGHAHTAVTVLSFVAVLLASINIFGGFAVTRRMLSMFAKD
- the pntB gene encoding Re/Si-specific NAD(P)(+) transhydrogenase subunit beta translates to MTASTAAQAAYLVAALLFILSLAGLSRHETSRSGVAYGIGGMAIALAATIGLASRSIAATGIGLLVGAMVIGAGIGLWRARRVEMTGMPELIAILHSFVGLAAVLVGWDGYLDVEAKGAAQHEIASDLLRIHHAEVFIGVFIGAVTFTGSIIAFLKLSARIKSSPLMLPGRNAINLGALAAFAGLTVAFIVSPHLWLLIAVTAVALALGLHLVASIGGGDMPVVVSMLNSYSGWAAAASGFLLNNNLLIVTGALVGSSGAYLSYIMCTAMNRSFLSVIAGGFGIEAGPADTTEYGDHREINAEDTAKLLRDASSVVITPGYGMAVAQAQYPVADLTRRLRERGVEVRFGIHPVAGRLPGHMNVLLAEAKVPYDIVLEMDEINDDLAATTVVLVIGANDTVNPAAIDDPGSPIAGMPVLRVWEAENVIVFKRSMNPGYAGVQNPLFFRENSQMLFGDAKERVEDILRSL
- a CDS encoding slipin family protein produces the protein MPNMGVAVVRQYERGVVFRLGRLRGVRKPGFHFMVPLSDRMMKVSMRTVTMPVPSQQVITEDNVSIGVAAVAYFRRVDAVKSIVEIENVAQAVGQIAQTTVRNIVGRSMLDKVLTDTQTLNLAIREILDSITEQWGVQVFLVELKDIELPTSMQRAMARQAEAEREKRAKIIAAEGEALSAGRLAEAADVIADHPVALQLRNLQILAEIAAEKNSTIVFPSQLLDSAKAVTESVTNPGRPAADHGAGSPRIDPAAEPRAVDGTPENPPEIDTGD
- a CDS encoding aldo/keto reductase gives rise to the protein MASRTITAAAAGSWQLGDLRVNRIGFGAMRLTGSSAFHLGAPSDRERVLGVLRRAVELGVNHIDTAAFYFSSLRSANELIGRALAPYPDELVIATKVGPGRDPSGEWLPLARPDQLRGQVEENLRQLGRDHLDLVNLRVMPTTELSEHFGALAELRTAGLIRHLGVSNVTSAQLADARAVAPVVCVQNLFGLDDRERSAQVLRECGELGIAFVPFYSIAGKGREVGATADSSAQIAAVAAAHGVSGAQVRLAWTLQQGPHVLAIPGTGDPDHLAENVAAGELRLTEEEVALLNAA
- a CDS encoding xylosidase translates to MSVSRRTFIGTAAGGAAAAALGTLSAAPTASAASGPGDVVGKVTVGYQGWFAAIGDGAPINAWWHWSANGGQAPSPSNTGIVAWPDVRDYTRTYQTGYAALGNGQPATLFSSYDQQTVDTHFLWMQQNGIDTAALQRFNPTGGEGPTRDAMTAKVRSAAESHGRKFYIMYDVSDWTNMQSDIKADWTNKMKAYTASSAYATQNGKPVVCIWGFGFADNQRPFSAAACLDVVNWFKGQGCYVIGGVPTWWRTGDRDSRPGFSDVYHAFHMLSPWMVGRIGNAGDADNFYNVATVPDLAECAAHGIDYQPCVLPGAVTLRQRAHGDFMWRQFYNMCRAGVQGIYISMFDEYNEGNQIAKTAESQAWVPTNSGFLALDEDGTACSADYYLRLTGDGGRMLKGQIALTATRPTKPTAGSSGGPTTVVSFRARANGQYVTADAGGASPLIASRTSVGPWEQFDLLDQGGGNVALRAHANSLIVCADNAGASPLIANRTSAGAWETFQLVHNSNGTVSLKAQINGLYVTAENAGAAALIANRATAGGWEQFDLITG
- a CDS encoding ABC transporter ATP-binding protein, with protein sequence MIQIESVTKRYPDGTTAVDELSLDIPDGSITVLVGPSGCGKTTTLRMINRMVEPTSGRILLDGSDVTAQPVNALRRSMGYVIQNAGLFQHRTIVDNIATVPRMLGWDRRKARERARELMGRVGLDEALAKRYPYQLSGGQQQRVGVARALAADPPVLLMDEPFSAVDPIVRKSLQAELLRIQQELGKTIVFVTHDIDEAIKIGDMIAVMRTGGRLAQFAPPEELLSSPADAFVEDFLGTDRGIRRLSFFTSEGLRLDQGPVVPVDADAGQVARAAAAGAPYLLITDADRKPLGWVRPQDAAGGADLVAAGRLLPYGRPFVAGSESLRDALDCAVLSPTGWAVAVDGDGKVAGVVSQETIGAAIRSAHAGSQEAGGADPVPAARTGAAT
- a CDS encoding ABC transporter permease; the encoded protein is MSGAGFFDLPSDLQNSYLGLVGVHLEEALIPVAIGLAVALPLGQLCARFSWLYAPVLWVTTVLYAIPSLAFFVFLIDYTGATRTTVMIPLTVYSLVLLLPAIVDGVRSVPQETMSAATAMGFGPVQRYLKVQLPIAVPAIIAGLRVAVASSISLVSVGALIGNQGALGNLLQDAILYHRTNLAVNSVVTTAALAVLLDVALVLLRMALTPWMPRGERAARRASRAAAVEPAARPTLEDAVS
- a CDS encoding ABC transporter permease translates to MSILQFISDFFRDSAHWHGYSGIPHRVLEHLQYSFMALGIAAAIALPVGLVTGHTGRGGNAVALVATAARALPSYGLLVLMFFWLGIGLTPVMIPLVALAVPPILVTGYEAMRTVDPAPADAARGMGMGPVAVLFQVELPVALPLILSGLRSAAIQVVSTTAIAATVSLGGLGRFVVDGLYQRDYEIVVGGATLIAGLALAMIALFWLVGRLAVSPGVRGGR